The genomic DNA GAAAAGCGTGGCCAGCGGCACATAGCCCTTCCTACTCGCTAATATCCTGGGCCGCTCCAGGGCTTGACCTTTTAAAGATGTCACTCTTCACTAAATAAACCCAACTAACGAAATGTATCAATACACGAAGGGCtagaaaaatttgagattACCTAGCTAACCATCACTTTTATCTGCGTTGTGCGGACCATCACCTTTTGATATTGTTTAAGTTTCCTGAAACCCCCGCACCAAACCGTGTCACCACCTCTCCAAAATGATATATCTTAAGTCTATGCTGAAGGTCATCGACAACTCCGGCGCTCAACTGGCTGAGTGCATCAAAGTGCTAAGAAAAGGTTCACCCAAATCACCAGGCAAAGTTGGCGACAAGATCGTATGTGTGGTTCAAAAAGCCAGGCCTTTGACACAAAACATTACAGGAACATCCAACAATAACCGTGTGAAGAAGGGTGATATAGTGCATGCTGTGGTGGTGCGGacaaagcaaaagaacACAGTGCGTGCGGATGGGTCTGCCGTAAGCTTTGGCGACAACGCTTGCGTGCTAATTAACAAGAATAGCGGGGAACCCTTGGGCACGAGAATAATGGCAAACGATGGCTGTGTAAGCAGGGAGCTTAGAGACAAGGGATACAACAAGATTTGCTCCTTGGCCAGTCGAGTGATGTGAAGAAAATAACCTATTACAGAAACCTCATGTATATAATTATGGAGCTTATAAAGGCTTTTAGTGAATTTGGGAAATATAGCCCTTATTTCATTGTCTTGTAATTTACGCAACAGCGCGTTCTTTTCATCCAGTTGCTATGCAGTAGCTTTTCTATGCTGGTCCTTTTATCTGGGTTCCATTGGAACACAGCATACAAACATAGCTTTCTGCAGCGGTTTACCTCTGCATTAACATGCTTGAGCTCCTCGAAAGCAACAAATTCTCTGTTAGCACGGACTTCCTCGACAAAAGACCTATAAACGGAGTCTTTGTCGACCAACGGGATTTTCCATAAGTAATGGCCTAGCACCATTGTACAGTAAATAACACCACAACTCCAGCAGTCTACCAATCTGGGATCATATTCTCTCTCGGCGATAAATTCTTCAGGTGCTACGTATGGCTCTGAGCCAACAGCGCCTGTCTGGAAGTGGACCTGCTTTTCCCATGCTGTCTGGAATACACAGCTTGTACCAAAATCGCAGATCTTCAACGTGCCATTAGGGCCAAACAGTATGTTTTCAGGCTTCAAGTCACAATGCGCGATACCGTGATCATGCATGTACTGTACACCATGCAGAAGTTGTTTCATAAAGCAGTCGGCTTCCAGTGGATGCAGTCCCTtctttgaggttgaagacAAAAGACTGTAGAGATCGCCTGAAGGGCAAAACTCTAAAACCTCCACAAATCCGTCGTTGGTTTGCATAAGGTCTAGCATTTTAAGGATATTGGGGTGTGCCTTCTGGGTTGAATTACCTCTTTGACTCAGGGAGTGACCAATAATGAACTCGGATGTCAGCCTTGTACCAAACTTTTCTCTGGCTTCATCGTTCTTAGGCTTCAATTCTTTAACAGCATAAAACAACTTTTGGCCATTAGAATAGGTTTCATCCAAAGATCTCTCGTCTTCGAGACTTGATATATCGATGCAGCAAACCTTTACTACTCCGTACGCACCCTGTCCTATTATGTCCACTGGTTTAccatatttttgaaagagcgTATAATTTTTCTTAGCCATTGCACCTTCTACACTGGTCTCTTTGCCACCGCCATCGTGAATTTTTCTGGATATTTTGTTTATCAGGCGCAGTTCTTCGGTTCCAATAGCTGCGTTTGGGTTGACAGGCTTGGGGACCTTTTTCTGTTGCTCATCTTCAGGCTCACTACTGGAGTCATTTAActcttcatcaaggatTCTACTGAGCCGCTTGCggaaatcaaaatttgccCTCGGCAGGAGCGAGAGAGCactctcaagcttttcatcttctttaTGGCCCTTGAAAAACCCTGATAGCGAGAACATGGATTTTCCCTTCCCGTCATCGTCATGAGTTTCCAAAACAATTGGTGTTACTTTCAAAGTATGCTCGTGATGACCGTCCTCATATAACTTAAACTTCTCTGTAGAAAGAACGCATTTGCATTCGGATTCAAAGTGCTCATCAAGGGGGCTCGCCGTATGGGTAGGGGACCGGGCTCTGTATCGAGAGCTGAGTGACATTGACCTCGAGCGGGATGCTGCTGATGTTCCGGATTTCTGACGCTGTAGACTCTTAACGCGTCTAACATGGTTTGGATCCCTCGAGAGCTCATTATCAATAGAGCTTTCCTCTTCTAACCTTTCGGGGTCATATAATTCCCTGTCGCTCCCTTCGGTCCCAGATTCCGCGTTTGGGGATCTTTTGCCAGATGactttctttgatgatCAGGCTTAGGGACGGATCCCTCCTCGCTTATGATGGACTCTTGAGAGCCATTCGAGTTCTCACCACCGTTGGCGGCATTGTTATGccttgaaagagagagCTTGCCAAAGTCGTGTGATAAAATATGGCCCTTCACTCCCTTTGGGCCTGGCGCATTGTGGGGCCTATAAGCAGGTGCAGGAGACGCTAATGGAGGTGTATCCGCGCCCCTCGCAGGCAACGCTGCttcccttcttttttctccaagctcaagctctttacCCTTAGCAAGTTTCATGAGTTTGTCGCCAGATTTTGGACCACCATGGGCTTCAGCGGGACCAGTGGTTTTCCTGGAGGGAGAGGTcgacttgaaaagcgtctTTATGGAGTTCGAAAGTGACCTGGACCTCTTTAATTCGCTCTCTCCTGCAGAATTTTCACCATGGGATGTTTTGGGCATAGCCATGTGGGTAAAGCTGAAAGCGGTAGCTGTCCCGGGTACGGGGCGAGCACTAAGTGACCTAAACTACGAGCCCTTCGACTTTGATCTGAAATGATACCAAACATAATCCCTTTTCCATTTCACTAGCAAATGGCATTTCGCAAAATCATTTACAACGAATGAAACATGGCAGTTCTTGGCATTCCAAGCAGTGTTGGTGGATAGTGGAGTGTGATAACTTGGTGCTAGTAGCATATTCTTACGGAAACTGGCGCGTGAATTAATAGAGCTATGTTATACCTGTGCAAGATTCTgtacaaaaactttgattACCCCGACGGCGCTCAAAATGACCATAAAGGCTCCGAACAAGACAAAAGACAAGGTACTGATCGCGGCGGCCCTTCTATCTACTCCCAAAAGATATGCCGTGGCAATGGCACCGCAATCGCAGCCTAACGTCACCCCTCGCGTCACATAATCGTCTTCTGGGACACGTAAAAGGTCCAACATCGGACCTCCTGATAAAACACCAATGATACCACTTATCACGGTTGTGACGGCCATTATCGTGACCGAGCCGTCGAGATTCTGGATAGTGGGAGTTCCTAATGCCAGCGTAATGCTTCGTCCAACGAAGCCTATAGAACGGTCGCTAGATATGCCGATACGCGAGCATATCAGGGGATAGAGTGTCAGAGAGGCGGCACAAAGCAGCAGAATGGGAGGTATCAGGCTCAAAAAGTGCCTCTTGAGATCAAGCCTGTGTGTATACATGGGCATTGACAGCCCTACAATGGACACATCCATACAAGTACTGAAAATGTCGCCAGCACCTGGCCACACGTGGTAAGCAAACTGGTCGTTGTCAAAGAGGTGCAGATATGTTCTGCCGGTTTTGTAGTCCTTAAGCTCTCGCAAGAAGTAGGAGACTTTATGATGCTTAATCATCACAGACACTAGCATCACTATCCAGGTAAGGGCCACAGAGCAAATGACCGGATGtaagaactttttgatgcCTGGATTTATGTTGAACGGAAAATCCACAATGATCATAAAGGCACACACGGCTGTAAAGAATTGGAATGGCATAACATACCAAGAAAAGTAGTAAGCAAATATGGTGGCAAGAAACCCCAATCCGTAGAGTATGTGATGCAAGTGATTGTCCCACATGTTAATAGAAAACATGTAATCAATATGCTGGGAAAATTGCCTAGTAATTGCGCGCTGACATATCAATGGACTAGTGCCCTTGTCGTCGACCGCAACTTCGCTCATCCTCCTTGCAGAGTAAGTTGGTTCCGGGGTCCGCACATTAATCCTCTCTGGAGATCTCAAAAATCCTCTGTTTCCTCTTCTATCCCTAGCGTGCGTCTGATACTCTGCAGAAGATTGAGATGCGCCAACAGGGCTTTGCAGCGGTATGCTTTCATTTACTGCAGAGGGTGCAGTGGATGTCGCCCTCGACCTGGGTGGAGACAAGCCAGAATTACTAGCGATATCGGATAGAACGTTTAGATCCGACGCGGTGTCGCTGTTGACCGCCCGAAAACTGCGGACATCTGAGTCCGCTGAGGGCTGACCCTCAGAACCACTAGATGCTCGCGATCGCGATATCTTGGTGAACCTTGAGCCGACTTCCATGCCATTCTCTAGTTCCTCCTGCCTCACAAACAGGCTGATAAACCTCCTACTCCCAAAGAGCTTCTGTCCCAGGATTGTGATGTACGCAAGAAACACGAAGGTTGACAGATAGCCAATGACAAAGACAGCCACAATGAGCATCGCctccttgaaagagatCCACTCACTTAGAGGAAGTGTGACGAATGCAGGTGTGAAAAACAGGTTCATCCAGCGAAGGCTCCAGCTGAGCGGGACATCGATGACTCTAACGTAATATTCAGCGTAGGGCCTCCTCCAGGAGCTGAGGATGCACATGAAAGCGAAATTAATGAGCATCACAGCCACACTCGAGGGAAATGTCACTTTGATCACATTCTTGATCAGACGATCCACCCCATAAAGTATGCACAGCGTTAAAATGATCCCGATTGGAACGAGACAATaggtcttgaaaagttgagCTCTATTAGCCCTGGCAAACTGAGCAAAAACAGACCAGTGTTTAGTCCAGCCAGACATCATTGGTACATAATTCGAGTACCGCACAGGCAGACTTTCGATACTTTAGGGAGCGCGTATAtggttttttgagcaaaCCTTCCATTGGACCAAGAGGTCCTGGGAGAGATGACCATTCCAAGACAAAGGCTCTCATTGGATACGTGATGCTACTTCGTGGAAATATCGACGGATACAGTCATGAAGATACGCTTAATGAAGCGGTATTGATACGCTAAGGTGTGCATCGGCTAAACCCGTAGCTTCCTATCTGTAATTAAACATTGGCGATCTTCTTCCCTTGCCGCAGAGGTGTTTTCTATCTATATTTACAGAACAACGAGGAAGATACCTAGAAACGCTTGGTGACTGAGAGCATTGCTCCACGCTATTTACATGACTGTAGGGATCTTGTAGCAGGACCAAGTAGCCTTCAAACTCTGACTATATCGGACTCGGGCACCTTCTCGTAGTCTGCCTTTTCTAGAAACTCCTGCATGATTTCTGAGTGTTGCTTGTCCCGCATATCCAGCGTTTCCAGAACGCTCCCGTCCTTTCCGATAGTCTGTAGAACGCATGGCACGCCTGCATTGTTCTTGTCCTCGTTTTTCACCCTGGTCACCTGGAACTGCAGCCCTGGGTTGTAGAACTGCAGCGTGGGCATG from Lachancea thermotolerans CBS 6340 chromosome F complete sequence includes the following:
- the MRPL38 gene encoding mitochondrial 54S ribosomal protein uL14m (highly similar to uniprot|P35996 Saccharomyces cerevisiae YKL170W MRPL38 Mitochondrial ribosomal protein of the large subunit appears as two protein spots (YmL34 and YmL38) on two-dimensional SDS gels), whose product is MIYLKSMLKVIDNSGAQLAECIKVLRKGSPKSPGKVGDKIVCVVQKARPLTQNITGTSNNNRVKKGDIVHAVVVRTKQKNTVRADGSAVSFGDNACVLINKNSGEPLGTRIMANDGCVSRELRDKGYNKICSLASRVM
- the KKQ8 gene encoding putative serine/threonine protein kinase KKQ8 (some similarities with uniprot|P38970 Saccharomyces cerevisiae YJL165C HAL5 Putative protein kinase overexpression increases sodium and lithium tolerance whereas gene disruption increases cation and low pH sensitivity and impairs potassium uptake suggesting a role in regulation of Trk1p and/or Trk2p transporters), which gives rise to MAMPKTSHGENSAGESELKRSRSLSNSIKTLFKSTSPSRKTTGPAEAHGGPKSGDKLMKLAKGKELELGEKRREAALPARGADTPPLASPAPAYRPHNAPGPKGVKGHILSHDFGKLSLSRHNNAANGGENSNGSQESIISEEGSVPKPDHQRKSSGKRSPNAESGTEGSDRELYDPERLEEESSIDNELSRDPNHVRRVKSLQRQKSGTSAASRSRSMSLSSRYRARSPTHTASPLDEHFESECKCVLSTEKFKLYEDGHHEHTLKVTPIVLETHDDDGKGKSMFSLSGFFKGHKEDEKLESALSLLPRANFDFRKRLSRILDEELNDSSSEPEDEQQKKVPKPVNPNAAIGTEELRLINKISRKIHDGGGKETSVEGAMAKKNYTLFQKYGKPVDIIGQGAYGVVKVCCIDISSLEDERSLDETYSNGQKLFYAVKELKPKNDEAREKFGTRLTSEFIIGHSLSQRGNSTQKAHPNILKMLDLMQTNDGFVEVLEFCPSGDLYSLLSSTSKKGLHPLEADCFMKQLLHGVQYMHDHGIAHCDLKPENILFGPNGTLKICDFGTSCVFQTAWEKQVHFQTGAVGSEPYVAPEEFIAEREYDPRLVDCWSCGVIYCTMVLGHYLWKIPLVDKDSVYRSFVEEVRANREFVAFEELKHVNAEVNRCRKLCLYAVFQWNPDKRTSIEKLLHSNWMKRTRCCVNYKTMK
- a CDS encoding KLTH0F04752p (conserved hypothetical protein), with the translated sequence MMSGWTKHWSVFAQFARANRAQLFKTYCLVPIGIILTLCILYGVDRLIKNVIKVTFPSSVAVMLINFAFMCILSSWRRPYAEYYVRVIDVPLSWSLRWMNLFFTPAFVTLPLSEWISFKEAMLIVAVFVIGYLSTFVFLAYITILGQKLFGSRRFISLFVRQEELENGMEVGSRFTKISRSRASSGSEGQPSADSDVRSFRAVNSDTASDLNVLSDIASNSGLSPPRSRATSTAPSAVNESIPLQSPVGASQSSAEYQTHARDRRGNRGFLRSPERINVRTPEPTYSARRMSEVAVDDKGTSPLICQRAITRQFSQHIDYMFSINMWDNHLHHILYGLGFLATIFAYYFSWYVMPFQFFTAVCAFMIIVDFPFNINPGIKKFLHPVICSVALTWIVMLVSVMIKHHKVSYFLRELKDYKTGRTYLHLFDNDQFAYHVWPGAGDIFSTCMDVSIVGLSMPMYTHRLDLKRHFLSLIPPILLLCAASLTLYPLICSRIGISSDRSIGFVGRSITLALGTPTIQNLDGSVTIMAVTTVISGIIGVLSGGPMLDLLRVPEDDYVTRGVTLGCDCGAIATAYLLGVDRRAAAISTLSFVLFGAFMVILSAVGVIKVFVQNLAQV
- the MRP49 gene encoding mitochondrial 54S ribosomal protein mL61 (similar to uniprot|P32388 Saccharomyces cerevisiae YKL167C MRP49 Mitochondrial ribosomal protein of the large subunit not essential for mitochondrial translation) — encoded protein: MSRVARQLKFLNKISSSTLEPQVVLNSQKYAGLNLTFQYQNHNGHMGARKFWHEYMPTLQFYNPGLQFQVTRVKNEDKNNAGVPCVLQTIGKDGSVLETLDMRDKQHSEIMQEFLEKADYEKVPESDIVRV